The following proteins are co-located in the Desulfobacterales bacterium genome:
- a CDS encoding CBS domain-containing protein, whose product MKTAEDILKEKGTPLMVTMPEEQTIYEAIQKMAEKHIGAILVSRNDVIMGIWSERDYVRNSLETGFDPKTAVIKDYMQSELKSAPADTPLIQLQEMFLGLFIRHILIKKEDRYLGLLSIGDVLRASLLEKDQEIKELNQIASWEYYENWGWHRKYKAKK is encoded by the coding sequence ATGAAAACCGCGGAAGATATTTTAAAAGAAAAGGGAACACCCCTGATGGTGACGATGCCCGAGGAGCAAACCATTTATGAAGCCATTCAAAAAATGGCGGAAAAGCATATCGGCGCCATCCTTGTCTCCAGAAATGACGTGATTATGGGCATCTGGTCCGAGCGCGATTATGTGCGCAACAGCCTGGAGACGGGCTTTGACCCAAAGACTGCAGTGATTAAAGATTACATGCAGTCCGAATTAAAATCCGCCCCGGCGGACACACCGCTCATCCAGCTTCAGGAAATGTTTCTGGGCCTGTTTATCCGGCATATCCTCATCAAAAAGGAAGACCGATACCTGGGGCTGTTATCCATAGGGGATGTGCTTCGGGCCAGCCTTCTGGAAAAAGATCAGGAAATCAAGGAGCTAAACCAGATCGCCAGCTGGGAGTATTACGAAAACTGGGGATGGCACAGGAAGTATAAAGCGAAGAAGTAA
- the nqrF gene encoding NADH:ubiquinone reductase (Na(+)-transporting) subunit F has translation MIYLVSIGVFSGIILILVLLLLFVETRIVKKGDRQIIINEDKDNPLTVPMGTNLLSALNKNSIYLPSACGGSGSCGLCKCKVLAGGGEIVPTELPHLSRQEKAENIRLSCQLKIREDLKIEIPPEIFSIKKFTGTVASNKNIGTFIKELVVDLNEPIEFDAGIYMQIDIPEYSVSFSEFEIDEPFKATWDYYNLWDLAAANDEPIFRAYSAANPPADNQRMMFNVRIATPPPDLPDAPPGVGSSYIFSLKPGDRVTMSGPFGEFKVKESEREMCFVGGGAGMAPMRSHLRHQLLALSTRRKATFWYGARNRMEMLYDEEFRALDQQFDNFSYHVALSDPLPDDEWNGMVGFIHQCLLDRYLQDHPDPTEVEYYLCGPPPMIAAMKNMLDSLGVEPEMIAYDEFS, from the coding sequence TTGATTTATCTCGTTAGCATAGGCGTATTTTCAGGGATCATTCTGATTCTGGTTCTGCTGCTGCTTTTTGTTGAAACCAGAATCGTTAAAAAGGGCGACCGCCAAATCATTATCAATGAGGATAAAGACAACCCCCTGACCGTGCCCATGGGCACCAATCTGCTGTCTGCGCTGAATAAAAACAGCATCTACCTGCCCTCTGCCTGCGGCGGCAGCGGCTCCTGCGGGCTGTGCAAGTGCAAGGTGCTGGCGGGCGGCGGCGAGATCGTGCCCACTGAGCTGCCTCACCTCTCCCGGCAGGAAAAGGCGGAAAATATCCGCTTGTCATGCCAGCTAAAAATCCGGGAAGACTTAAAAATCGAAATCCCGCCGGAGATTTTCAGCATTAAAAAATTTACCGGCACCGTGGCCTCGAATAAAAACATCGGCACATTTATCAAGGAGCTGGTGGTGGATCTGAATGAGCCCATCGAATTTGATGCCGGCATCTACATGCAGATTGACATCCCCGAATACTCGGTTTCGTTTTCCGAATTCGAAATCGACGAGCCGTTTAAAGCAACCTGGGACTATTACAATCTCTGGGATTTAGCGGCGGCAAATGACGAGCCGATCTTCCGGGCCTATTCCGCGGCCAACCCGCCCGCTGACAACCAGCGCATGATGTTTAACGTGCGCATCGCTACCCCGCCGCCGGACCTGCCGGATGCGCCCCCGGGAGTGGGCTCCTCCTATATCTTCAGCCTGAAACCCGGCGACCGGGTGACCATGAGCGGGCCGTTCGGGGAGTTCAAGGTCAAGGAATCCGAGCGGGAAATGTGCTTTGTGGGCGGCGGCGCGGGCATGGCGCCCATGCGCAGCCATCTGCGGCACCAGCTGCTGGCGCTTAGCACCCGCCGCAAGGCCACGTTCTGGTACGGGGCCAGAAACCGGATGGAGATGCTCTATGATGAGGAATTCCGGGCGCTGGATCAACAATTTGACAATTTCTCTTACCATGTGGCCCTCTCCGATCCGCTGCCGGATGACGAATGGAACGGCATGGTCGGGTTTATCCACCAGTGCCTGCTTGACCGATACCTCCAGGATCATCCCGACCCGACTGAAGTCGAATACTACCTCTGCGGCCCCCCGCCCATGATCGCCGCCATGAAAAACATGCTGGACAGCCTTGGCGTGGAGCCGGAAATGATCGCCTACGATGAGTTTTCGTAA
- the nqrE gene encoding NADH:ubiquinone reductase (Na(+)-transporting) subunit E, translating into MVDLVSLFLNSVFAGNILLAYFLGMCSFVAVSRNLEASIGLGFAVIFVLSITVPLNWLIFRYLLAPDALEWAGLGGFNLSFLKLIVFIAVIAAMVQAIEMIIDRFSAALYANLGIFLPLIAVNCAILGGSLFMVERNYTFMESVVYGFGSGVGWMLAIVAMAAVRLKLRYADLPQGLEGFAITMIVTGLMAMAFMMFSGIAM; encoded by the coding sequence ATGGTCGATCTTGTCAGCCTTTTTTTAAACTCGGTTTTTGCGGGAAACATCCTGCTGGCCTATTTTCTGGGGATGTGCTCATTCGTGGCGGTCTCCCGAAATCTTGAGGCCTCCATCGGTCTGGGCTTTGCGGTGATCTTCGTGTTAAGCATCACGGTACCTTTAAACTGGCTGATTTTCCGCTATCTTTTGGCGCCGGACGCCCTGGAATGGGCCGGGCTGGGCGGATTTAACCTGAGCTTTTTAAAATTAATCGTTTTTATCGCCGTGATTGCGGCCATGGTGCAGGCCATCGAGATGATCATAGACCGGTTCTCGGCGGCCCTTTATGCCAACTTAGGCATTTTTCTGCCCCTGATCGCTGTGAACTGCGCCATTCTGGGCGGCTCCCTGTTCATGGTGGAGCGCAATTACACGTTTATGGAATCCGTCGTATACGGGTTCGGCTCGGGCGTGGGCTGGATGCTGGCCATCGTGGCCATGGCCGCGGTTCGGCTCAAGCTGCGCTATGCGGATCTTCCCCAAGGGCTTGAAGGGTTTGCCATCACCATGATCGTAACGGGACTCATGGCCATGGCGTTTATGATGTTCTCCGGCATTGCGATGTGA
- a CDS encoding type II toxin-antitoxin system prevent-host-death family antitoxin: protein MKIVNISEAKASLSKLVALVYRGEKVVIAKNNLPLVDLVVHKPEGKRKLGLLAGKFSVPDNIMAEDEEINSMFYDDD, encoded by the coding sequence ATGAAGATCGTCAATATATCCGAGGCAAAGGCAAGCCTTTCTAAGCTGGTGGCACTTGTTTACAGGGGGGAGAAGGTCGTTATCGCCAAAAACAATCTGCCGCTTGTGGATTTGGTGGTTCATAAGCCGGAGGGAAAAAGAAAACTCGGCCTGCTGGCGGGAAAATTCAGCGTGCCGGATAACATAATGGCCGAGGATGAGGAAATAAATTCCATGTTCTATGACGATGATTAA